One segment of Micromonospora parathelypteridis DNA contains the following:
- a CDS encoding C40 family peptidase, producing MVDSERGRRQRRRSPVISPVLRPKLWAALLGAIAAAVLSTPAYADPAVPTTVPDIGARPPAVGALQLPGGPPVAGIPSPPVGNIGTGPLAAQIYAGETQVGTLGDALLKSRQKRTDAQAQLEAAGKVLATTQDALLRAQQAADAAAADAVKAAAALPPGDLAQDIRGLSRLQQITRGEKVDGGTTGVAGDLSRARAAEQTAYQKHTEAKDLLALAEAEFTSGETALRTAEASLLKLRRDNATQLIAIERLQEASEQQIGAGYVNNQNISGMAAHPRALAAVRYALAQLGDPYKWSEEGPDQFDCSGLMWAAYRSPGADYFDLPRVARDQYAATRTRTVSQSALLPGDLLFFASGSSWTTIHHVGMYIGNGKMVQAPTTGDVVKISVVGWSRLYAATRVIGAVPAPPIVTVPTPPVTTPSATPKPTPTPTTKPTPTPTPTGSATPTPTQTPTQTPTPTPTPTPTPTESTSPSPTGSPSNTPPPLPSAPTSAPGSTAPTTTPKASTSATGSGSATGSPSATG from the coding sequence GACATCGGCGCCCGCCCGCCGGCGGTCGGCGCGCTCCAACTGCCCGGCGGCCCACCCGTCGCCGGCATCCCGTCCCCGCCGGTCGGCAACATCGGCACCGGCCCGTTGGCCGCGCAGATCTACGCCGGCGAGACCCAGGTCGGCACGCTCGGTGACGCGCTCCTGAAGAGCCGGCAGAAACGCACCGACGCGCAGGCCCAGCTCGAAGCTGCCGGCAAGGTGCTCGCGACCACGCAGGACGCCCTGCTCCGGGCCCAGCAGGCGGCCGACGCGGCCGCCGCGGACGCCGTCAAGGCCGCCGCCGCGCTGCCGCCCGGCGACCTCGCCCAGGACATCCGTGGGCTGAGCCGCCTGCAGCAGATCACCCGTGGCGAGAAGGTCGACGGCGGCACCACCGGAGTGGCCGGGGATCTGTCCCGTGCCCGTGCCGCTGAGCAGACCGCCTACCAGAAGCACACCGAAGCCAAGGATCTGCTCGCCCTCGCCGAGGCGGAGTTCACCTCGGGCGAGACGGCGCTCCGCACGGCCGAGGCAAGCCTGCTCAAGCTGCGCCGGGACAACGCCACGCAGCTGATCGCCATCGAACGCCTGCAGGAAGCCAGCGAGCAGCAGATCGGCGCGGGGTACGTCAACAACCAGAACATCAGCGGCATGGCCGCGCACCCCCGGGCACTGGCCGCGGTCCGGTACGCGCTCGCTCAGCTCGGCGACCCGTACAAGTGGTCTGAGGAGGGGCCGGACCAGTTCGACTGCTCCGGCCTGATGTGGGCGGCATACCGGTCCCCGGGCGCCGACTACTTCGACCTGCCCCGGGTCGCCCGCGACCAGTACGCCGCCACCCGCACCCGGACCGTGTCGCAGAGTGCGCTGCTCCCTGGCGACCTGCTCTTCTTCGCATCCGGCAGCAGCTGGACGACGATCCACCACGTCGGCATGTACATCGGCAACGGCAAGATGGTGCAGGCGCCCACCACCGGCGACGTCGTCAAGATCTCGGTCGTCGGCTGGTCCCGGCTGTACGCGGCCACCCGCGTCATCGGCGCGGTGCCGGCGCCCCCGATCGTGACTGTCCCAACTCCGCCGGTCACCACGCCCAGCGCGACGCCGAAGCCGACGCCCACGCCGACCACGAAGCCGACGCCCACGCCAACGCCGACGGGGTCGGCCACCCCGACGCCCACGCAGACGCCGACGCAAACGCCGACGCCGACGCCCACGCCGACGCCGACGCCGACCGAAAGCACCTCGCCGAGCCCGACGGGCAGCCCGAGCAACACGCCGCCGCCGCTCCCCTCGGCACCGACCAGCGCTCCGGGCAGCACCGCCCCGACGACCACGCCGAAGGCCAGCACGAGCGCGACGGGCAGCGGCAGCGCGACGGGCAGCCCCAGCGCCACGGGTTGA